The sequence below is a genomic window from Streptomyces sudanensis.
CTTCCTCGCCGAGCACTCCCCGGAGCTGCTCCCCGGGCGCCGGACACTGCCCGCCGTACAGGGAGCGGTCGAGGTCCCGCACGGCACGACGATCGTCGCCGCCGCCTTCCCCGGGGGCGTGGTCCTCGCCGGAGACCGGCGGGCCACCATGGGCAACATGATCGCGCAGCGCGACATCGAGAAGGTCTTCCCCGCCGACGAGTACTCGGCCGTGGGCATCGCCGGTACGGCGGGGCTCGCCGTGGAGATGGTGAAGCTGTTCCAGCTGGAACTGGAGCACTTCGAGAAGGTCGAGGGCACCCAGCTCTCCCTGGAGGGCAAGGCGAACCGGCTCTCCACGATGATCCGCGGCAATCTGGGCATGGCCATGCAGGGCCTCGCCGTGGTCCCGCTGTTCGCCGGCTGGGACGTGGACCGGGAGAAGGGCCGGATCTTCTCGTACGACGTCACGGGCGGGCGCTCCGAGGAGCAGGGGTACGCGGCGACGGGCTCCGGCTCGCTGTTCGCACGAGGGTCGATGAAGAAGCTCTACCGCGAGGACCTCACCGAGCGGCAGGCCGTGACACTGGTGGTGCAGGCGCTGTACGACGCGGCGGACGACGACTCGGCGACGGGCGGCCCCGACGTGGCGCGCCGGATCTACCCGGTCGTCACGGTGATCACGGAGGACGGTTTCCGCCGGCTGGCGGAGGCGGAGACGTCGGAGGTGTCGCGTGCGGTGCTGGAGCGCCGGATGGACCAGCCCGACGGCCCCCGCGCCGAGCTGCTCTGATGTTGCCCTGATTTTTTCCGCCACCGACAGAAAGGGACGGACAGCCGGTGTCGACGCCGTTCTACGTCTCACCCCAGCAGGCCATGGCCGACCGGGCGGAGTACGCCCGCAAGGGCATCGCGCGGGGCCGGAGCCTCGTCGTGATGCAGTACGCCGACGGCATCGTCTTCGTCGGCGAGAACCCGTCCCGCGCGCTGCACAAGTTCAGCGAGATCTACGACCGGATCGGTTTCGCCGCCGCGGGCAAGTACAACGAGTACGAGAACCTGCGGATCGGCGGTGTGCGCTACGCGGACCTGCGCGGCTACACCTACGACCGCGACGACGTGACGGCGCGCGGGCTGGCGAATGTCTACGCGCAGACGCTCGGCACGATCTTCTCCAGCGCGGGTGAGAAGCCGTACGAGGTGGAGCTGGTCGTCGCCGAGGTCGGCACGTCGCCGGAGGGCGACCAGATCTACCGGCTGCCGCACGACGGCTCGATCGTGGACGAGCACGGCTCGGTGGCCGTGGGGGGCAACGCCGAGCAGATCGGCAGCTTCCTGGACCAGCGGCACCGCGACGGGATGTCGCTGGCGGAGGCGCTGAAGCTGGCGGTGCAGGCCCTGTCGCGGGACACCAACGGCAGTGAGCGGGAGATCCCCGCGGAGCGCCTGGAGGTGGCTGTGCTGGACCGTACGCGCCCGCAGT
It includes:
- the prcB gene encoding proteasome subunit beta yields the protein MEANTRTTGRLPAAFLTPGSSSFMDFLAEHSPELLPGRRTLPAVQGAVEVPHGTTIVAAAFPGGVVLAGDRRATMGNMIAQRDIEKVFPADEYSAVGIAGTAGLAVEMVKLFQLELEHFEKVEGTQLSLEGKANRLSTMIRGNLGMAMQGLAVVPLFAGWDVDREKGRIFSYDVTGGRSEEQGYAATGSGSLFARGSMKKLYREDLTERQAVTLVVQALYDAADDDSATGGPDVARRIYPVVTVITEDGFRRLAEAETSEVSRAVLERRMDQPDGPRAELL
- the prcA gene encoding proteasome subunit alpha produces the protein MSTPFYVSPQQAMADRAEYARKGIARGRSLVVMQYADGIVFVGENPSRALHKFSEIYDRIGFAAAGKYNEYENLRIGGVRYADLRGYTYDRDDVTARGLANVYAQTLGTIFSSAGEKPYEVELVVAEVGTSPEGDQIYRLPHDGSIVDEHGSVAVGGNAEQIGSFLDQRHRDGMSLAEALKLAVQALSRDTNGSEREIPAERLEVAVLDRTRPQSRKFKRIVGRQLARLLAAREPATAPTDAADDEAEGPADSEA